One Streptosporangium sp. NBC_01495 DNA window includes the following coding sequences:
- a CDS encoding glucokinase yields MSLPWLVADIGGTNARFGLVTEPGGQPEAVAVLAGAEHDGLPEAVAAYIADHAGGVQPGAACVAIAGPVEGDRYRLTNAGWTGSVRDLGVPNAWLLNDFEALAASLPYLRGDDLVSLGGPEPSRGVKAVLGPGTGLGVGGLVPAAEGWVPIPGEGGHVTAPVLDRRDHEIVRALREDGLEHVVAEHLLSGPGLSRLHRALALVHGTDAPALSASDIVTRMDDSLCAETIEVFCAMLGTFAGNVALTLGARGGVYLGGGVLPRIVDRVRSSDFRRRFEATPTMNDYLSGIATALIVAPQPALTGAAAWLNQRLSTLEFA; encoded by the coding sequence GTGAGCCTTCCCTGGCTCGTCGCCGACATCGGCGGCACCAACGCCCGGTTCGGGCTGGTCACCGAGCCCGGTGGACAGCCCGAGGCGGTGGCCGTGCTCGCGGGCGCGGAACACGATGGCCTTCCCGAAGCCGTAGCCGCCTATATCGCAGATCATGCGGGCGGAGTTCAGCCGGGAGCCGCGTGCGTCGCGATCGCGGGGCCCGTGGAGGGCGACCGCTACCGGCTCACCAACGCCGGGTGGACAGGGTCGGTACGCGACCTGGGCGTCCCGAACGCCTGGCTGCTCAACGACTTCGAGGCCCTGGCCGCGTCCCTGCCCTACCTGCGGGGCGACGACCTGGTCTCCCTGGGCGGCCCCGAGCCCTCGCGCGGCGTCAAGGCCGTGCTCGGGCCCGGGACGGGCCTCGGCGTGGGCGGCCTGGTGCCCGCCGCCGAGGGCTGGGTGCCGATCCCCGGGGAGGGCGGGCACGTCACCGCGCCCGTCCTCGACAGGCGGGACCACGAGATCGTCCGGGCACTGCGCGAGGACGGCCTGGAGCACGTGGTGGCCGAGCACCTGCTGTCCGGGCCGGGGTTGTCGCGCCTGCACCGGGCACTCGCGCTCGTGCACGGGACGGACGCGCCTGCGCTGTCCGCCTCCGACATCGTGACCCGGATGGACGACTCGCTGTGCGCGGAGACCATCGAGGTCTTCTGCGCCATGCTCGGCACCTTCGCCGGGAACGTCGCCCTCACCCTCGGCGCGCGGGGCGGTGTCTACCTGGGCGGCGGCGTGCTGCCGCGTATCGTGGACCGGGTCCGCTCCAGCGACTTCCGCCGTCGCTTCGAGGCCACCCCGACCATGAACGACTACCTTTCCGGCATCGCCACGGCGCTGATCGTGGCCCCCCAGCCCGCCCTGACCGGCGCGGCGGCCTGGCTGAACCAGCGCCTGTCCACCCTGGAGTTCGCATGA
- a CDS encoding Lrp/AsnC family transcriptional regulator: protein MDELDTAILAELQRDGRQTNRELAERLGIAPSTCLERVRSLRNREVIEGFHAEVNFAAIGRPVQALINVRLHPKIREAVEGFRDHVAALPETIAIFVVSGGDDFIIQVAVRDTGHLRDFVLDHVSRHRNIADVRTSLVYDHIRKTSVEVLPPERPSPPRTGRR, encoded by the coding sequence GTGGACGAACTTGACACGGCCATACTCGCCGAACTCCAGCGCGACGGCCGCCAGACCAACCGCGAGCTGGCCGAGCGGCTCGGCATCGCGCCCTCGACCTGCCTGGAGCGGGTGCGGTCCCTGCGGAACAGGGAGGTGATCGAGGGCTTCCACGCCGAGGTCAACTTCGCCGCCATCGGCCGTCCGGTCCAGGCGCTCATCAACGTCCGGCTGCATCCGAAGATCAGGGAGGCGGTCGAGGGCTTCCGCGACCATGTCGCCGCGCTCCCCGAGACCATCGCGATCTTCGTGGTGTCCGGCGGCGACGACTTCATCATCCAGGTGGCCGTACGCGACACCGGCCACCTGCGCGACTTCGTCCTCGACCACGTCTCCCGGCACCGCAACATCGCCGACGTCCGCACCTCGCTGGTCTACGACCACATCCGCAAGACCTCCGTCGAGGTCCTGCCCCCCGAGCGGCCCAGCCCGCCACGGACCGGCCGGCGCTGA
- a CDS encoding inositol monophosphatase family protein — MPEARLPSVAEDLTALVSTLISEIRPQLISAALSGEHADRTNARHTDNFLSDYDLLLHDRYRELLSEIFPSFVYASEEADPQVIGDDPDPDLCVLVDPLDTSEMAVRSLYGYTHVMVYSRSLARPIAAVVGDIFHHLQIYTAARDEAGQDHAFLREQSGAAHPLRPRQAVPVQEALITNFLMKPDRFQALAQQNRLIGELNRPADNGNSRGRIGVDFGSISLCHVAAGFTDATIEFSKGFAIWDLAPGHYILSAAGGTVIDLQGKPISLNYRLDTLSDIAEAMDRRQMFIAATDSTLADEIAGVLTEE; from the coding sequence GTGCCCGAGGCCCGGCTTCCGAGCGTCGCCGAAGATCTCACAGCTCTGGTATCCACGCTGATCAGTGAGATTCGCCCTCAACTGATCAGTGCCGCCCTCTCGGGCGAGCATGCCGACCGCACGAACGCCCGGCACACGGACAACTTCCTGTCCGACTACGACCTGCTCCTCCACGACCGCTATCGGGAACTGCTCTCAGAGATCTTCCCGTCCTTCGTCTACGCCAGCGAAGAGGCCGACCCGCAGGTCATAGGCGACGACCCTGACCCCGACCTGTGCGTCCTCGTGGACCCGCTGGACACGAGCGAGATGGCTGTCCGCTCCCTCTACGGCTACACACACGTCATGGTCTACTCGCGGAGCCTCGCACGTCCGATCGCCGCCGTGGTGGGCGACATCTTCCATCACCTTCAGATCTACACCGCGGCTCGTGACGAGGCCGGCCAGGATCACGCGTTCCTGCGCGAGCAGAGCGGCGCCGCTCATCCCCTCCGGCCGAGGCAAGCCGTGCCCGTACAGGAAGCCCTCATCACCAACTTCCTGATGAAGCCCGACCGCTTCCAGGCACTGGCCCAGCAGAACCGCCTGATCGGGGAACTGAACCGGCCTGCCGACAACGGGAACAGCCGTGGCCGCATCGGTGTGGACTTCGGCTCCATCAGCTTGTGCCATGTCGCCGCCGGCTTCACGGACGCGACGATCGAGTTCTCGAAGGGCTTCGCGATCTGGGACCTGGCCCCAGGCCACTACATCCTCAGCGCGGCCGGCGGGACCGTCATCGACCTCCAGGGCAAGCCCATCTCACTGAACTATCGGCTCGATACCTTGAGCGATATCGCCGAGGCGATGGACCGACGCCAGATGTTCATCGCGGCCACTGACTCAACGCTCGCCGACGAGATCGCCGGAGTGCTGACAGAGGAATGA
- a CDS encoding DUF2000 domain-containing protein, whose translation MTMPADWIDTLDRRTDLPTRRLPVKWVIVIDHDLPRGLQANAAACLAASVGGAVPAILGSAGTDASGHTHAGLPWTGCTVLAAPADVVRRIRNEAAGEPELVVADMAAIAQRTNVYDEYLAGLAHADGEDLSYYAVSLLGPRQTVERLTGKLPLLR comes from the coding sequence ATGACCATGCCGGCCGACTGGATCGACACCCTCGACCGCCGGACCGACCTGCCCACCCGGCGGCTTCCGGTGAAATGGGTGATCGTGATCGACCATGACCTGCCCAGGGGCCTGCAGGCCAACGCCGCCGCCTGCCTGGCCGCGTCCGTGGGCGGCGCCGTTCCGGCGATCCTGGGGTCGGCGGGCACCGACGCCTCGGGCCACACCCACGCCGGGCTGCCCTGGACCGGGTGCACGGTGCTGGCCGCGCCCGCCGACGTCGTCCGCCGGATCAGGAACGAGGCCGCCGGGGAGCCGGAGCTGGTCGTCGCAGACATGGCGGCCATCGCGCAGCGGACCAATGTCTACGACGAGTATCTGGCCGGCCTGGCCCACGCCGACGGCGAGGACCTCTCCTACTACGCGGTGAGCCTGCTGGGCCCGCGCCAGACCGTGGAGCGCCTCACGGGCAAACTCCCGTTGCTGCGCTAG
- the eda gene encoding bifunctional 4-hydroxy-2-oxoglutarate aldolase/2-dehydro-3-deoxy-phosphogluconate aldolase, translated as MSLLDIAPVVPVVVIDDPETAVPLARALVAGGLPVIEVTLRTAAALDAIARIAAEVPEAVIGAGTVRTPADVAASVAAGSKFLVSPGTTPGLVDAMEVSGVPFLPGVATASEVMALADRGVTEMKFFPAEAAGGLPYLKALGGPLPQVRFCPTGGIKLATAPDYLALPNVGCVGGTWLTPADALATGDYPRIEKLAAEAAALR; from the coding sequence ATGAGTCTGCTCGACATCGCCCCGGTCGTCCCGGTCGTCGTGATCGACGACCCGGAGACCGCGGTCCCCCTGGCCCGCGCCCTGGTCGCGGGCGGCCTGCCGGTCATCGAGGTGACCCTCCGCACCGCCGCCGCCCTGGACGCCATCGCGCGCATCGCCGCCGAGGTGCCGGAGGCGGTGATCGGCGCGGGCACCGTCCGCACCCCGGCCGACGTGGCGGCCTCCGTGGCGGCCGGTTCGAAGTTCCTGGTCAGCCCGGGAACCACCCCGGGTCTGGTGGACGCCATGGAGGTGAGCGGGGTGCCGTTCCTGCCCGGCGTGGCGACCGCGTCGGAGGTCATGGCCCTGGCCGACCGCGGGGTGACCGAGATGAAGTTCTTCCCCGCCGAGGCCGCCGGCGGCCTGCCGTACCTGAAGGCGCTCGGCGGCCCGCTGCCACAGGTCAGGTTCTGCCCGACGGGCGGCATCAAGCTCGCGACGGCCCCCGACTACCTCGCGCTGCCGAACGTCGGCTGCGTCGGCGGGACCTGGCTCACCCCGGCCGACGCGCTCGCCACCGGCGACTACCCGCGCATCGAGAAACTGGCCGCCGAGGCGGCGGCCCTGCGCTGA
- the edd gene encoding phosphogluconate dehydratase codes for MHPVIQEVTDRLVERSRPSRTAYLRRLHAEAEAARLRGPARASLGCANLAHGFAAVGESDKRDLRANVKPGVAIVSSYNDMLSAHQPYEAYPAILKAAVRKAGGVAQFAGGVPAMCDGVTQGRAGMELSLYSREVIAMATAIALSHDMFDASLMLGVCDKIVPGLLIGALHFGHLPAVFVPAGPMTSGLPNKVKARTRQLFAEGKVGKDELLDAEAKSYHSPGTCTFYGTANSNQVMIEVMGLHLPGSTFVNPRTELREALTKAAGRRAVELTAHGAEYTPVGEVVDEKAIVNACVALLATGGSTNHTMHIVAIAAAAGIELLWDDLAALSKAVPLLTRMYPNGQADVNHFQAAGGMQVLIGDLLDAGLLHGDVLTIAGRGLDHYRSAAELKEGELVWEERTEGSGDLDVLRPVSDAFSADGGIHMLDGNLGRAVSKVSAVKDEHLVIEAPAKVFDDQLELLRAFDAGELDGQDFVAVIRYQGPSANGMPELHKLTPPMAVLLDRGQRVAIVTDGRMSGASGKVPAAIHLSPEAADGGPIALVVDGDPIRLDAAAGTLELLVPAEELAARPLRGAPLTDAQWVGTGRELFGAFRRAAGPAERGAGVFALNGHAEAVANGTRPATAPSGIRA; via the coding sequence ATGCATCCCGTGATCCAGGAGGTGACCGACCGTCTGGTCGAGCGCAGCCGCCCCAGCCGCACCGCGTACCTGAGACGGCTGCACGCCGAGGCCGAGGCGGCCCGCCTGCGCGGTCCCGCCAGGGCGAGCCTGGGCTGCGCCAACCTGGCGCACGGCTTCGCCGCCGTGGGCGAGAGCGACAAGCGGGACCTGCGCGCCAACGTCAAGCCGGGCGTGGCGATCGTGTCGAGCTACAACGACATGCTGTCGGCGCACCAGCCGTACGAGGCCTACCCGGCGATCCTCAAGGCGGCCGTCAGGAAGGCGGGCGGCGTCGCGCAGTTCGCCGGGGGCGTGCCCGCGATGTGCGACGGCGTCACGCAGGGCCGGGCGGGCATGGAGCTGTCGCTCTACAGCCGCGAGGTCATCGCGATGGCCACCGCGATCGCGCTCTCGCACGACATGTTCGACGCCTCCCTCATGCTCGGCGTCTGCGACAAGATCGTTCCAGGCCTGCTGATCGGCGCGCTGCACTTCGGCCACCTGCCCGCGGTGTTCGTCCCCGCCGGGCCGATGACCTCCGGCCTGCCCAACAAGGTCAAGGCCCGCACCCGGCAGCTGTTCGCCGAGGGCAAGGTCGGCAAGGACGAGCTGCTCGACGCCGAGGCGAAGTCGTACCACTCCCCCGGCACCTGCACCTTCTACGGCACCGCCAACTCCAACCAGGTCATGATCGAGGTCATGGGCCTGCACCTGCCCGGCTCGACGTTCGTCAACCCGCGCACCGAGCTGCGCGAGGCCCTGACGAAGGCGGCGGGCAGGCGGGCGGTCGAGCTGACCGCGCACGGCGCCGAGTACACCCCCGTCGGCGAGGTCGTCGACGAGAAGGCGATCGTCAACGCCTGCGTGGCGCTGCTGGCGACCGGCGGCTCGACCAACCACACCATGCACATCGTCGCCATCGCCGCGGCGGCCGGCATCGAGCTCCTCTGGGACGACCTGGCCGCGCTGTCGAAGGCGGTGCCGCTGCTCACCCGCATGTACCCCAACGGCCAGGCGGACGTGAACCACTTCCAGGCCGCGGGCGGCATGCAGGTGCTCATCGGCGACCTGCTGGACGCCGGGCTGCTGCACGGCGACGTGCTGACGATCGCCGGGCGCGGGCTGGACCACTACCGCTCGGCCGCCGAGCTGAAGGAGGGCGAGCTGGTCTGGGAGGAGCGCACCGAGGGCAGCGGTGACCTCGACGTGCTGCGCCCGGTCTCCGACGCGTTCTCCGCCGACGGCGGCATCCACATGCTCGACGGCAACCTGGGCCGCGCGGTCAGCAAGGTCTCCGCGGTCAAGGACGAGCACCTGGTCATCGAGGCCCCGGCCAAGGTCTTCGACGACCAGCTGGAACTGCTGCGCGCCTTCGACGCGGGCGAGCTGGACGGGCAGGACTTCGTGGCGGTCATCCGCTACCAGGGGCCGAGCGCGAACGGCATGCCCGAGCTGCACAAGCTCACCCCGCCGATGGCGGTGCTGCTGGACAGGGGGCAGCGGGTCGCGATCGTCACCGACGGCCGCATGTCCGGCGCGTCCGGCAAGGTCCCCGCGGCCATCCACCTGTCGCCCGAGGCCGCCGACGGGGGCCCCATCGCGCTGGTGGTGGACGGCGACCCGATCCGCCTCGACGCCGCCGCCGGAACCCTGGAGCTGCTGGTCCCGGCCGAGGAACTGGCCGCCAGACCCCTGCGGGGCGCGCCGCTCACCGACGCCCAGTGGGTGGGGACCGGCCGCGAGCTGTTCGGCGCCTTCCGCCGCGCGGCGGGCCCGGCCGAGCGCGGTGCGGGCGTCTTCGCGCTGAACGGCCACGCCGAGGCCGTCGCGAACGGCACCCGCCCGGCGACCGCCCCGAGCGGAATCCGGGCATGA
- a CDS encoding AAA family ATPase: MATTPASRSSVEDLRYPAGSLVLLAGIPGAGKSTLLDRLYGLRGDERKPVRAGEARVIDSRQSRNWWARYLGPIPPRARIPLVHTTHVVRIARALLKGHGVVAHTRGTWPHILYGFAWLARRVGSEVHLILLDVEPRLAREGQLSRGRVVTSATFARHCRRWRVIIDRARTGSLPPAASVTILDRPAADLLRAIRFDERPSARRDG; this comes from the coding sequence ATGGCGACCACACCGGCCAGCCGGTCCTCCGTCGAGGATCTGCGCTATCCGGCGGGATCGCTGGTGCTCCTCGCGGGGATACCCGGCGCGGGCAAGAGCACCCTGCTCGACCGGCTGTACGGGCTGCGCGGCGACGAGCGGAAGCCGGTGCGCGCCGGTGAGGCCCGCGTCATCGACTCGCGCCAGTCCCGCAACTGGTGGGCCCGCTACCTGGGCCCGATCCCGCCGAGAGCCCGCATCCCGCTCGTGCACACCACCCACGTGGTGCGGATCGCCCGCGCCCTGCTGAAGGGTCACGGCGTCGTCGCGCACACCCGCGGCACGTGGCCGCACATCCTGTACGGGTTCGCCTGGCTGGCCCGCAGGGTCGGCAGCGAGGTCCACCTGATCCTGCTCGACGTGGAGCCGAGGCTCGCCCGCGAGGGGCAGCTCTCGCGCGGCCGGGTCGTCACGAGCGCGACCTTCGCCCGGCACTGCCGCCGCTGGCGAGTGATCATCGACCGGGCCCGCACCGGCTCGCTCCCCCCGGCCGCGAGTGTCACGATCCTCGACCGTCCGGCCGCGGACCTGCTCAGGGCCATACGCTTCGACGAGCGGCCCTCAGCGCGGCGGGACGGATGA
- a CDS encoding tetratricopeptide repeat protein, which translates to MTENPGVTEDSGRTEDSGGTEEEFDTPFKRRLALTMTAVGLLAGVLTYLGGQAGAQEDRNAREAQRASVTALAAQAGATADSMESTANLGAATTVKRRHDIESLRATLLGEQEREAVADRLRQAYGKLDGVSPLLGGDAVAAQRYLSDLNREATVASLLQEATQETASSWGDRSNTYSAGTALLAVALTLFGLSLTVGEANRRHLVRPAAAIVAVTAAGTLVLLAVPPVTTPRAAIVAVAEGDRLAGLREHEDAIAQYTRAIALRDDYAVAYEHRASSRVIAASPERATSAFVFSTASRSAYEAAVADMAKAVEYGGDEKYTALVNLGGFEIHLADYEAAEEHSRAAIALNPGPPIPRMNLLLALLGQKKTAEARRVAAELLRVIRSRPDPTERNELYAATRTTLDLVSAQRDHARPLAQEIKGELVRVQGEELAPNARPAPSARIPAIQVTAQGSVIQATLSYEGMFKGARMASIVYYRAQPGDEWLQRSDLVSIQPWQLEEPSDTTSWTVVDAACPATGEYRVEFYAEGRLLASAGATRSTGTGVGLTGYSDWAGGLTLCRPDGWALSHEKAGTADLTSPDRLHHLAVRVLRIAPPTSAASRARTLSTVREQLERTLPARPLSARPPADAFFGGFPGTAWQLTLPDAEVAYLWASLDDTGRLRTFVARFPENNTEILNNVLGYLRFV; encoded by the coding sequence GTGACGGAGAACCCCGGCGTGACGGAGGACTCCGGTAGGACAGAGGACTCCGGTGGGACGGAGGAGGAGTTCGACACCCCGTTCAAGCGCAGGCTCGCGCTCACGATGACCGCGGTGGGCCTGCTCGCCGGAGTGCTCACCTACCTCGGCGGGCAGGCGGGCGCCCAGGAGGACAGGAACGCCCGCGAGGCACAACGCGCCTCCGTCACCGCGCTGGCCGCGCAGGCCGGGGCGACGGCCGACTCCATGGAGAGCACCGCCAACCTCGGCGCCGCCACCACCGTCAAGCGCCGTCACGACATCGAGTCCCTCCGGGCCACGCTGCTCGGCGAGCAGGAGCGCGAAGCCGTCGCCGACCGGCTCCGGCAGGCGTACGGCAAGCTGGACGGCGTCTCCCCGCTGCTGGGCGGCGACGCGGTCGCCGCCCAGCGCTACCTCTCCGATCTCAACAGGGAGGCGACCGTGGCGAGCCTCCTGCAGGAGGCGACCCAGGAGACCGCGAGCTCGTGGGGCGACAGGAGCAACACCTACTCCGCGGGGACCGCCCTCCTCGCGGTCGCGCTGACCCTGTTCGGCCTGTCCCTGACCGTCGGCGAGGCCAACCGGCGCCATCTGGTGCGGCCCGCCGCCGCGATAGTGGCCGTCACCGCCGCGGGCACCCTCGTCCTCCTCGCCGTACCGCCCGTCACGACGCCCCGCGCGGCCATCGTGGCCGTGGCCGAGGGCGACCGTCTCGCCGGGCTGCGCGAGCACGAGGACGCGATCGCCCAGTACACCCGGGCGATCGCCCTGCGCGACGACTACGCGGTCGCCTACGAGCATCGCGCGAGCTCCCGCGTGATCGCGGCCAGCCCCGAGCGTGCCACGTCGGCGTTCGTGTTCAGCACGGCCTCCCGCAGCGCGTACGAGGCCGCGGTGGCGGACATGGCCAAGGCGGTGGAGTACGGCGGCGACGAGAAGTACACCGCCCTGGTCAACCTGGGCGGCTTCGAGATCCACCTGGCCGACTACGAGGCGGCCGAGGAGCACAGCCGGGCCGCCATCGCGCTCAACCCCGGCCCGCCGATACCCCGGATGAACCTGCTGCTGGCCCTGCTCGGCCAGAAAAAGACCGCCGAGGCCAGGCGGGTGGCCGCCGAGCTGCTCCGGGTGATCAGGAGCCGCCCCGACCCCACCGAACGCAACGAGCTCTACGCCGCCACCCGTACCACCCTCGACCTGGTGTCCGCCCAGCGCGACCACGCCCGGCCCCTCGCCCAGGAGATCAAGGGTGAGCTGGTGCGCGTCCAGGGCGAGGAGCTCGCCCCGAACGCGCGGCCCGCGCCGTCGGCCCGGATCCCGGCGATCCAGGTGACCGCGCAGGGTTCCGTGATCCAGGCGACCCTCTCCTACGAGGGCATGTTCAAGGGCGCCAGGATGGCCTCGATCGTCTACTACCGGGCACAGCCGGGCGACGAGTGGCTCCAGCGCTCCGACCTGGTCAGCATCCAGCCCTGGCAACTCGAAGAGCCCTCGGACACCACGTCCTGGACGGTCGTCGACGCCGCCTGCCCCGCGACCGGCGAGTATCGTGTCGAGTTCTACGCCGAGGGCCGCCTGCTGGCCAGTGCGGGTGCCACCCGGTCGACCGGCACCGGCGTCGGCCTGACCGGGTACTCGGACTGGGCCGGTGGCCTGACGCTCTGCCGCCCCGACGGCTGGGCCCTCTCCCACGAGAAGGCCGGCACCGCCGACCTGACCTCCCCGGACAGGCTCCACCACCTGGCGGTCAGGGTCCTTCGCATCGCCCCGCCCACCTCGGCCGCGTCCCGCGCCCGGACCCTGAGCACGGTCCGCGAACAGCTGGAGCGCACCCTCCCCGCCCGTCCGCTGAGCGCCCGGCCCCCGGCCGACGCGTTCTTCGGTGGTTTTCCCGGCACCGCCTGGCAGCTGACCCTCCCCGACGCCGAGGTGGCCTATCTCTGGGCGTCCCTCGACGACACCGGCAGGCTCCGCACCTTCGTCGCCCGCTTTCCCGAGAACAACACCGAGATCCTGAACAACGTCCTCGGCTACCTCCGCTTCGTCTGA
- a CDS encoding cupin, whose amino-acid sequence MIDVLALAEEHLTLARASAHGRSAHTYLNEGTLRQAVIALTAGTVLGDHEASPAGSLHVLLGRVRLVDDGRTVELGAGQSAPIPRRRHSLEADEESVVILTSVINIGG is encoded by the coding sequence ATGATCGACGTACTGGCTCTCGCCGAGGAGCATCTCACCCTCGCCAGGGCGAGCGCGCACGGCCGCAGCGCCCACACCTACCTCAACGAGGGCACCCTGCGGCAGGCGGTCATCGCGCTGACCGCGGGAACGGTCCTCGGCGACCACGAGGCCTCACCGGCCGGGAGCCTGCACGTCCTGCTGGGACGGGTCCGGCTCGTCGACGACGGGCGGACCGTCGAGCTCGGCGCGGGGCAGAGCGCCCCGATCCCGCGGCGGCGGCACTCGCTGGAGGCCGACGAGGAGTCGGTGGTCATCCTCACCAGCGTCATCAACATCGGCGGCTGA
- a CDS encoding TIGR03118 family protein — MRVRIVTICATVLVMGVAGTASAGTHQAQAGAKQTKAGSGPENAGKQTLKNHFSVTNLVSDVSGRAAVTDPTLVNPWGLAMGKTLWVSAAGTGLATVYSGGAGTVKQEKTQVRVPGGRPTGQVVNMGEEFVVKGPGGSGPATFIFASPSGAITGWNAEADPDDAIISAFVKGADFKGLALAQTNRGAMLLAADFAHNRVHVFDGDFDRISMGRRAFQDPGMPEDYAPFNVEVVGNSILVAYAKRDPATGKSVAGQGKGFVSQFNGSGRFVGRFAARGALNAPWAMTLAPKGFGAHSGALLVGNFGDGRINAYNPRNGRPLGPLRSSDGKAITLSGLWDLERGTETVGGTNALWFSAGSDGGTHGLLGLIRPGGAATPTTSPTGNASPSPSSSHSSSHNSNNSGSNSSNNSGYNY; from the coding sequence ATGCGAGTACGCATCGTCACGATCTGCGCCACGGTTCTGGTCATGGGCGTCGCCGGTACGGCGTCCGCCGGGACCCATCAGGCGCAGGCCGGAGCGAAACAGACCAAGGCTGGAAGCGGTCCGGAGAACGCCGGCAAACAGACCCTCAAAAACCATTTCTCGGTCACCAACCTGGTCTCGGACGTCAGCGGACGGGCCGCGGTCACCGACCCCACGCTGGTCAACCCGTGGGGACTGGCCATGGGCAAGACCCTCTGGGTCTCGGCCGCGGGCACCGGCCTGGCCACGGTCTACTCCGGCGGCGCGGGCACCGTGAAGCAGGAGAAGACGCAGGTCCGCGTCCCCGGCGGCAGGCCCACCGGGCAGGTCGTCAACATGGGCGAGGAGTTCGTCGTCAAGGGGCCCGGTGGTTCCGGACCGGCCACGTTCATCTTCGCCAGCCCCAGCGGGGCGATCACCGGCTGGAACGCCGAGGCCGACCCGGACGACGCGATCATCAGCGCGTTCGTCAAGGGCGCCGACTTCAAGGGCCTGGCCCTGGCCCAGACGAACCGGGGGGCGATGCTGCTGGCCGCCGACTTCGCCCACAACCGGGTCCACGTCTTCGACGGCGACTTCGACCGGATCTCGATGGGCCGCCGCGCGTTCCAGGACCCCGGCATGCCGGAGGACTACGCGCCGTTCAACGTGGAGGTCGTGGGCAACTCCATCCTCGTCGCCTACGCCAAGCGCGACCCCGCGACCGGCAAGTCGGTGGCCGGGCAGGGCAAGGGGTTCGTCAGCCAGTTCAACGGCTCGGGCCGGTTCGTCGGCCGCTTCGCCGCGCGCGGAGCCCTCAACGCGCCCTGGGCGATGACGCTGGCCCCCAAGGGGTTCGGCGCCCACTCCGGGGCTCTGCTGGTCGGCAACTTCGGCGACGGCCGGATCAACGCCTACAACCCGCGCAACGGCCGCCCGCTCGGCCCGCTGCGCTCCTCCGACGGCAAGGCCATCACCCTGAGCGGCCTGTGGGACCTGGAGCGCGGTACCGAGACCGTCGGCGGCACGAACGCCCTGTGGTTCAGCGCGGGCAGCGACGGCGGCACGCACGGCCTGCTCGGCCTGATCAGGCCCGGTGGAGCGGCCACTCCGACGACCTCCCCCACGGGCAACGCGTCCCCCTCCCCCTCCTCCTCGCACTCGAGTTCCCACAACTCGAACAACTCCGGTTCCAACAGCTCCAACAACTCCGGTTACAACTACTGA
- a CDS encoding RNA polymerase sigma factor: protein MDTAPGDAAVAELFLAHRLGLVRLAFLLVGDEETAEDVVQDAFAALQRRWGRLTDHGRILPYLRAAVVNGCRMVHRRRAIIGRFTGDRETPFWSAEAATLLGETRREVFLAVRALPRRQREAVVLRYYLDLSEAEISEAMGVSRGTVKSTIFRALRALAVKLEETR from the coding sequence GTGGACACGGCTCCGGGGGACGCCGCCGTGGCCGAGTTGTTCCTGGCCCACAGGCTTGGCCTCGTCCGTTTGGCGTTCCTGCTGGTGGGGGACGAGGAAACGGCCGAGGACGTCGTTCAGGACGCCTTCGCGGCGCTTCAGCGCCGCTGGGGCCGGTTGACCGACCACGGCCGGATACTGCCCTACCTGCGGGCCGCCGTGGTGAACGGGTGCCGCATGGTTCACCGGCGGCGCGCGATCATCGGCAGGTTCACCGGTGACCGGGAAACACCGTTCTGGTCGGCGGAGGCCGCCACCCTGCTGGGCGAGACGCGTCGTGAGGTGTTTCTGGCCGTACGGGCGCTGCCGCGCCGCCAGCGCGAGGCCGTGGTGCTGCGCTACTACCTCGACCTGTCGGAGGCGGAGATCTCCGAGGCCATGGGGGTCAGCCGCGGAACGGTGAAGTCGACCATCTTTCGAGCCCTCAGGGCACTCGCCGTGAAACTGGAGGAGACCCGATGA